One window from the genome of Gadus morhua chromosome 16, gadMor3.0, whole genome shotgun sequence encodes:
- the ece2b gene encoding endothelin-converting enzyme 2b: protein MLSHCPRMSVALQDLRNTMSSYKRATFEEEEASDLPRDGSPSPEGVEVGFRKGSLGGWTQLEVWLAALLLVSVLLLLLTLTLGLTQSPDGSKELCLSEACVMLAGRMAEAMDRQADPCQDFYQYACGGWTRKNPLPDARSRWSTFNSLWEQNQALLKHILENGTFNGTSEAERKTQSYYLSCLNQPRIDQLGAQPLIDLITKLGGWSITGRWEKDNFMEVLKLLSGPYRAQPFFSLGVSTDPKNSNSNVIQVEQSGIFLPSRDYYLNKTANEKVLDAYLEYMVELGLLLGGSRNSTEQEMRQILELETALANITVPQDQRRDEEKLYHKITIADLQVLAPAVDWLDLLSSSLSPLELNDTEPVVIYTREYLVEMSQLIARTDRSLLNNYMIWTLVQKGVASLDQRFENAQDKLLESLYGTKKSCTPRWQTCIGNTDDTMGFALGALFVKETFDRNSKGIAEQMINEIRTAFKESLDQLSWMDPDTREAAKDKADAIYDMIGFPDFILDPKELDDVYDGYEVGEESFFNNMFNFYNFSSRVMSEQLRKRPSRDQWSMTPPTVNAYYMATKNGIVFPAGILQAPFYSHDHPKALNFGGIGVVMGHELTHAFDDQGREYDKEGNMRPWWQNSSLQSFQQRTECMVEQYSRYTVNGEKVNGRQTLGENIADNGGLKAAYNAYRSWVRLNGEEKRLPAVNLTNDQLFFLGFAQVWCSVRTPESAHEGLVTDTHSPPRYRVIGTLSNSQDFAHHFQCPVGSPMNSGSRCEVW, encoded by the exons ATGTTGTCTCACTGCCCCAGAATGAGCGTAGCGCTGCAGGATCTGCGGAACACA atgtcCAGCTATAAACGTGCTACctttgaggaagaggaggcttcAGATCTTCCTCGGGATGGAAGCCCATCGCCTGAAGGTGTCGAG GTGGGCTTCAGGAAGGGCTCCCTGGGGGGTTGGACCCAGCTGGAGGTCTGGCTGGCTGCTCTGCTCCTCGTCTcagtcctgctgctgctcctcaccctcaccctgggACTAACACAGagcccag ATGGGAGCAAGGAGCTGTGTCTCTCGGAGGCGTGCGTGATGCTGGCGGGGCGGATGGCGGAGGCCATGGACCGCCAGGCGGACCCCTGTCAGGACTTCTACCAGTACGCCTGCGGGGGCTGGACCCGCAAGAACCCCCTCCCCGACGCCCGCTCCCGCTGGTCCACCTTCAACAGCCTCTGGGAGCAGAACCAGGCACTGCTCAAACACATCCTGG AGAACGGGACATTTAACGGGACCAGTGAAGCGGAGAGGAAGACCCAGTCCTACTACCTGTCCTGTCTGAACCAGCCCCGCATAGACCAGCTTGGGGCTCAGCCTCTCATAGACCTAATCACCAAG ctggggGGCTGGAGTATAACAGGTAGGTGGGAGAAGGACAATTTCATGGAAGTTCTGAAGCTGCTGTCCGGACCGTACAGAGCCCAGCCCTTCTTCTCCCTGGGAGTCAGCACGGACCCCAAGAACTCCAACAGTAACGTCATCCAG GTGGAACAGTCTGGTATTTTCCTCCCATCCAGAGACTACTACCTTAATAAGACAGCCAATGAGAAG gTGTTGGATGCGTATCTGGAGTACATGGTAGAGCTGGGCCTACTGCTGGGAGGGAGCAGGAACTCCACGGAGCAGGAGATGAGGCAGATCCTGGAGCTGGAGACGGCTCTGGCTAACATCACCGTCCCtcaggaccagaggagagacgaggagaagCTCTACCACAAGATCACTATCGCTGATCTACAG GTCCTTGCTCCGGCCGTGGACTGGCTGGACCTCCTGTcctcgtccctctctcctctggagCTGAACGACACTGAGCCGGTGGTCATCTACACCAGAGAGTACCTGGTGGAGATGTCTCAACTCATCGCACGCACTGaccgcag tctgcTGAATAACTACATGATTTGGACATTGGTGCAGAAGGGCGTCGCTAGCTTGGACCAGCGGTTTGAGAACGCCCAGGACAAACTGCTGGAGAGTCTGTACGGAACCAAGAAG TCGTGCACGCCGCGGTGGCAGACGTGCATCGGCAACACCGACGACACCATGGGCTTCGCCCTGGGGGCGCTGTTTGTCAAGGAGACCTTCGACAGGAACAGCAAAGGAATC GCAGAGCAGATGATAAATGAGATCCGGACTGCATTTAAAGAATCTTTGGACCAGCTGAGCTGGATGGACCCTGACACAAGAGAGGCAGCCAAAGACaag gcTGATGCCATATACGATATGATCGGCTTCCCAGACTTCATCCTGGACCCCAAAGAGCTTGATGACGTCTATGATGGG TACGAGGTCGGGGAAGAGAGTTTTTTCAACAACATGTTTAATTTCTACAACTTCTCATCCAGAGTGATGTCAGAGCAGCTGAGGAAGAGACCCAGCAGAGACCA GTGGAGTATGACTCCGCCCACGGTCAACGCCTACTATATGGCCACCAAGAACGGAATCGTGTTCCCAGCTGGGATCCTGCAGGCTCCGTTCTACTCACACGACCATCCCaa ggcGTTAAACTTTGGAGGGATTGGCGTTGTGATGGGTCATGAGCTCACTCACGCCTTTGACGACCAGG GCCGAGAGTATGATAAGGAAGGGAACATGCGTCCGTGGTGGCAGAACTCCTCCCTGCAGTCCTTCCAGCAGCGCACCGAGTGCATGGTGGAGCAGTACAGCCGCTACACTGTCAACGGGGAGAAGGTCAACGGGAGGCAGACCCTGGGGGAGAACATCGCAGACAATGGAGGACTGAAAGCTGCTTACAAT GCCTACCGGTCGTGGGTTCGACTCAacggagaagagaagagacttCCAGCTGTTAACCTGACTAATGACCAGCTGTTCTTCTTGGGGTTTGCTCAG GTGTGGTGCTCGGTGCGGACCCCAGAGAGTGCTCACGAGGGGCTGGTGACGGACACCCACAGTCCTCCCAGGTACAGAGTCATCGGCACGCTCTCCAACTCCCAGGACTTCGCTCATCATTTCCAGTGTCCGGTCGGGTCGCCCATGAACTCTGGGAGCCGCTGCGAGGTCTGGTAG
- the cox7a1 gene encoding cytochrome c oxidase subunit 7A1, mitochondrial: MNHLLRVSSFRSFCSSSRQLRNKVPDAQKIFQADNGLPVHIKGGTVDVLMYRATMTLTMAGTCYSLYWLLHASFPQKKV, from the exons ATGAACCACCTCCTG AGAGTGTCCTCGTTCAGGTCCTTCTGTTCCTCCAGCAGACAGCTGAGGAACAAAGTCCCTGACGCACAGAAGATCTTTCAG GCGGATAACGGACTTCCAGTCCACATCAAAGGAGGGACGGTCGATGTGCTGATGTACAGGGCGACCATGACGCTCACCATGGCTG GAACCTGCTACTCTCTTTACTGGCTGTTGCATGCCTCCTTTCCTCAAAAGAAAGTCTAG
- the rnaset2l gene encoding ribonuclease T2-like — MLGSQLCLLVLLGAVVPTLQQRDQWSSLDHSNDYNYVRHDEEVQKTFCSWDCLKFTLQWPGAFCTYLNEKAKCVIQPEINTWTIHGLWPQKAYNCCGCWHLFPSDLEVLDEELSQEWPSFVKSKSYFQFWKMEWLKHGVCAACVEGLNSPIKYFSLCLKLRQQFNITRTLSEGNVVPSCDRPYKLAELEEVLTPLIGEHHEIQCIKDKQDRELWFQVKIPLSRNLTLGCPQPNPTAERGPPPAGHPCPSQTPIYLVPIDHENPRKPCG, encoded by the exons ATGTTGGGATCACAACTGTGCCTACTGGTGTTGCTGGGAGCTGTAGTCCCCACATTGCAGCAGAGAGACCAATGGTCAAGCCTAGACCACTCTAATGACTACAACTATGTCCGCCATGATGAAGAAGTTCAAAAAACCTTCTGCTCTTGGGATTGTCTGAAGTTCACTCTGCAGTGGCCCGGGGCCTTCTGTACG TATCTAAATGAGAAGGCAAAGTGTGTTATTCAACCAGAGATCAACACCTGGACCATTCATGGGCTCTG GCCTCAGAAAGCTTATAACTGCTGCGGCTGTTGGCATCTCTTCCCCTCTGACCTCGAG GTGCTTGATGAAGAGCTGTCTCAGGAGTGGCCGTCCTTCGTGAAGTCCAAGTCCTACTTCCAGTTCTG GAAGATGGAGTGGCTCaagcatggtgtgtgtgcggcCTGTGTTGAAGGACTCAACTCCCCGATTAAGTATTTCTCACTCTGCCTCAAACTACGACAACAATTCAACATCACAAG GACTCTGTCAGAGGGGAATGTGGTTCCGTCTTGTGATCGCCCTTATAAG cttgctGAACTCGAGGAGGTCCTGACTCCACTTATAGGAGAGCACCATGAAATCCAGTGCATCAAAGATAAGCAG GACAGGGAGCTCTGGTTCCAGGTGAAGATTCCTTTGTCCCGGAACCTCACCCTGGGCTGTCCCCAACCGAACCCCACTGCGGAGCGAGGCCCACCCCCCGCCGGGCATCCCTGCCCTTCGCAGACCCCCATCTACCTGGTGCCAATAGACCATGAAAACCCCCGTAAGCCCTGTGGCTGA